In Microbulbifer sp. THAF38, the sequence ACTGCTGAAATGTCTATTTATACTGATGAAATATTTGGCCCAGTATTGTGCTTAGTGAATGTAGATCACTTAGATGAAGCCATAACATTGGTCAATAATTGCCCCTACGGCAATGGGACTTCGATATTTACTGCCAGTGGGGCTGCCGCAAGAAAATACCAACATGAAATCCTTGTCGGCCAGGTGGGTATCAATGTGCCTATCCCGGTTCCACTACCTTTTTTCAGTTTTACCGGCTGGCGCAGCTCTTTCTATGGGGACTTGCACGCTTATGGTAAGCAGGCCGTGCGCTTCTATACCGAAACAAAAACTATCACTGCTCGTTGGTTCGATTCAGATATCGAACACGCCGAACAAGCAAATATGACCATACAGTTAAAGTAACACCACTTAACAACTCAGTTTTTATTTTTTGGATAATGCCATGAATAAAATCGTAGCCTTTCTCGGTCTGGGGCATATGGGTGCCCCCATGGCCAGTAATTTAATCAAAGCCGGATTCTCTGTGAGAGGTTTTGATCCGGTGGAGACCTTACTCCAGGCGGCTGTAGAGCAGGGGGTGGAGAAATGCGCATCGGCGAAAGAAGCGGTAAAAGGAGCAGATTTTGTTATTAGCATGCTACCCAGTGATGCGGTAGTGGAGTCACTATATATTGATAAAGATCACCTACTGGAAGTTATCGAAAAGCAGACACTAATAATCGATTGTTCCACCGTTTCCGCAAGGAGCTCGAAGCGACTAATTAACGCCGCCCAAACTAAAGGGCTGCATGCCATAGAAGCACCAGTCTCTGGCGGAGTCAAAGGAGCGGCTGCCGCCTCTCTCAGCTTTATGTGTGGCGGTGAGCATGAGGATGTGGAAAGGGCTAAGACAGTTCTGCAACATATGGGAACCAACGTTTTTTTTGCAGGCCCAGCAGGTGCCGGACAAACAGCAAAGATCTGCAACAATATGTTACTGGCAATTCATATGATTGGCACAGCCGAGGCACTCCAACTGGGTGTGGATAACGGCCTCGACCCTAAAGTACTGAGCGAAATTATGTCAAAAAGCTCCGGCGCTAACTGGTCGCTACAGACTTACAATCCTTACCCTGGAGTTATGGAGAGCACCCCCGCAAGCAATCATTATCGCGGTGGCTTTAAAGTCGGGTTAATGTGTAAGGATCTGGGATTGGCTCAGCAAGCTGCCGACCATAGCAAAAGCTATACACCGCTCGGCTCACTGGCCAGAAATCTATTTGGCTTACACAGCTTGAAGGGAAATGAAGAGCTGGATTTCTCCAGCATCCAAACAATTTTCAAGAAAGAGCCCTATAAATAAGATCGGTTATTTAGGCTCTCATCCCATCTAACCTATCTATCTGTCCTGACCGGTAGCGGCTATCTGAACTTCACGGATATTCACATGCTGTGGTTGGCTGTACATAAACATCGCCGTGCGTGCGATATCCTCAGCATTGATGGCTCCACCGATGGAAGCTTTCCACTCTTCGTAAGCCTTAATAATTTCATCTGAGGTGGTATGGCCTAGCAACTCTGTTTCCACCGCTCCGGGGCAAAGGGTCATGATACGTACTCCACTTGCGGCAACTTCTTCACGCACAGTTTCGCTAATCGCCGACACTGCGTACTTTGTCCCGCAATAGGCTGCATGATTAATAAAAGTCTTCACCCCAGCAATGGAGCTGATATTGAGAATCGTACCGCGACCACGGGATTTCATATCCGCCAGGACAGCCTGCATACAGTTCATCAAGGCGAGCACATTCACATCGAACATATCCCGCCACTCTTCGGCATTCTGGGACTCAATGTTCCCCAATAACATCTTACCGGCATTATTCACCAGACAATCCACGGGCCCATACAGCGCCTCTGCCTCCTGAATTGCTGTGGATAAAACCGCAGTGTCAGTTACATCGACCTGTCGACAGAGGGTGTTCGGTAGATTCAACGCCTCTAACTTTTCCAGACGGCGTGCCAACAATAATAATGGATGTCCCGCATCGGACATATGCTGAGCAATTGCCGCTCCGATGCCAGAACTGGCGCCTGTTATTACAACCAATGGCTTAGACATACTGCTTTTCTCTTCTGCAATTAATGACCCTGGGTACTGGATTAACCCTGCTGTATCGGCAGTATAGAATTTAGTATTAGAATCACTAACCCACTTAATCTGAAATCATTGTTTGGATTTTATGAACAATATCTCCTGGCGAGCCATTCGCGCCTTTATTGCCGTGGCCGAGCAAGGCAGCTTTACCGCTGCGGCGGACCACACGGGATACTCCAAGGCCACACTCAGCCAACAAGTCTCGGAATTGGAATCCGCCCTGGATGTTCAACTATTGCTACGCACCACTCGTAAGTTACGACTAACCGAAGTCGGTGAAGGCTATTACCAGCGCTGCAAGCAAGCGATGCAGCAACTGGATAGCGCAGCTGATTGGGCAACACACTCCAGGGAGAAGGTTAAGGGCAAAATCCGTATCAACGCAGTGGGTGGGATTATCGGCGAGGAGATTATCGCCCCTCTGGTCATTGAGTTTCAGAAAACTTATCCCGAAATACAAATACAACTGGATTTTTCCAGTGTACGTGTCGATCTCATTGAGGATCGTTACGATTTAGTAATCCGTATGGGGAAGCTGCCAGATTCCACCCTCGTAGTACGCAAACTGCAAAGTATCAAAACCCGTTATGTTGCGAGCCCGAATTTTATCAAAATGCGTGGCCCAATTCTAAAGCCCATGGATCTCTCACAGGTGCCCCTAATTTACGGCAGTGTTGACCAATGGGTACTAACCCGCGGTAAGACGAGCCATAAAGTTGACGTTGAACAAGGTATCAAGCTGGTCAGCGGCCGCGCAATGCGCCTTGCAGCACTGGCGGGACTTGGAGTAACCCGTCTGGCAGACATCTATGTTCAGGCGGATATCCAACAGGGTAAATTACAGGAGATATTACCTGGATGGTCAGAGTCCACCCAGCTCTCTATGGTTTGCCCTCCGCTGCGCCATCAGCTAGCCCGTGTACGCAGTTTAATGCAATGGCTGAAAGATCATTTTCCCACGGAATATGAGCGACGACTGAAAAAAGGACCAGCTGAAAAGGGATGACAAAAAGCTATCGGCAAAAATTCTGTAGTGATCTTAACAACGATATTTTAAACTCTATGCAATTTCACCCGATTTTTCCTGCTGTTTGACCGTTCCTTCTATAGAGTTTTCCTCGCTATCGTTTAGCTTCATTTCCCTATTTTCTTCCTTATCTGTATTGATGAACGGGTAAATACAAAAAACCAATGCCAGGAGCACCCAGAAAGCTGTTGCCTGTGCCATAGGCACAGTTAAATACAACCAAAATACCTGCTCTCCCTGAAGAACCGCATGAATATATACCGCTGTTCCACCCAGCCCTACCAACAAGGGGCTTATATAAGGGATAAAGTTGATCCAGTAACCTCGCAAATCACTAGCCATACGCTCACACCATCGAACAATAAAGGGCAATGGAAAATTGGCTAGAATAAACCCCAGTAAAACCTCAAGAAGCTCAACATTCCAACCCAAGAGAAAGGCCAGATAAGTAAAAAAAGTATATTCAGGGTAAGGCAGAACCATAAAACACCGCGAAAGTAGGCCATTCTATAAATTCCTTTTAAGAAACCTGATTACTTTTGATCATATCATCATTAGTCCCCAATACCTTTGAGACAGCCAATTCCACAGTTAACCCTATATATTAAACAAGAATGTTATTAGAATATCTAGGAAGATCCAGGTAAAGATTCTTGAATCCGTTCAATAACATCCAGTTCTTCTACTAGGGCTTTATAAATAGGGTCAACCATAATTCCAACGAAAAGAGGTTGGCAAGAATGGCGTCCAGCCAAGTGTAACCATCATCAGTAATGAAATTCCCTCTCTCAATTTTTAGCCACTAAAAATACTTGATTACCCCAGCTTTTGCCGTTGCGCATAGCTACCACTTTACTTACAGCCAACTACCAACCTCTTGATTAAAAAGGTTCTGTATTTATTCTATACAGTAAAAACTAATTAGATTCTTCTTTTGGAAGTGGTACAGCTACATCCAATATTGTTACCCCATTCAAGCTATAACCATTAATATCCGAATAATCTTCCTTCATTCTTGATACGAATTCATTAACTAGATAATCCAGGCCTACATCTGAAACAGGGCCACGAATACGTCCAAAATTACTACAATGTAATGTCCAAGCCTTATCCCCTACCCCTCCACTAACAGTATAATTAATTAAAAGTAGCTTCGGGCCAAAACGACGCCATAACATACAACCTATATTGGTTGCCTGAAGTAAAACTATTATCACCAATAAAGAAAACACTGCACTATCCATATAAATCTCTCTCTATCCACCAAAGCTGGTTAATTTATTCTCCAATAGATGGCTTTTTCCAATGTTGAAATTGATTCTTTACACTAGCAATCAGTGCTGCCCTCTGTTGCTTCTTGCGAGACTCCTTTCTGCGTAGATTGTCACAAGATTTACATCGACTGTCACGACCACTACTGTTACGAGAGTTTAAGTGATATTTTTCCGCCCCTTGCCAGCAACGACACATACAACATTGAAGACGGCCTTGACTGTCGATGATTCTGCGGGGACGGCCGACATTTTGATTCTTATTCATTTCTGCATTTTCCCAAAACTTATTATCTACTGAGCATGCCAAGATTTAATACGCGGTGATCGTGGTTCCGGCTGCTCAAAAGCTGATTGTTTGAAGTTTCTTGCATTTACTTTCCCGAATAGCATACCAATTAGTATCCAACGGCCAGTGTTAAGATACTCAACATATTGTCGTCGACTCATTTCAATCGATTTAGCTCTTAAAGCTTGAGTTTCAAATCCAGGCCTGCCAGCATAAAGCTCTAATTCAACAACTTTACGTGCACCAGGGAGTAACTGCGTCAATGTTATTAAGCAGCGATCAACTTCCTCGGCCCTAGGACACTGATAACCATTTTGAGGGGCTGTTGATCGAATTAGCTCCCCACCGCTAGACATAAGTGCAGCAAGTGAATTCCCACTTCCCGCTAAACCATGTGGTAAGCCGCTGTGGCCGGCAGAGCTCCATTGAAGCCACTCTTCTAGACGTTGCTCTAATGCTTTCTTTAGTTTGTTATCTAATTGCGCCATAAGTTAATAGTTCCAATTATGTGAACGAAGGCGATCTGGAGCCATAAAGAGTCATCCTGTTATCACTACAACTAAGTCTATTAGCTCAAGTTCCCTGGATAGCGCTTTCCATTACCAGCAAGGTAGAACTAGTTATCCCTTGCAGAGTGGACTCTTACCCCTCATCAATACGAAAGAGTTTTCTTTATGTGACAACCATTCCTTTCTTCTTTGTCTTTACAGTTTTTTAAACTATAAAGACACTTCCCACTTTTAGTTAACTTGGGAAGGCTACTGTCAAAGTACTACAGCCTGTAGTAGGCTAGCTCACACGTTCGGCACAAGTGAACATAACCACTAATGTACATTTGAAATGTACTTTTAGCAACACTTCTTTGCGGTTTTTTGAGCGAATGTTCGTCTATAATGAATCTTTAATCGGAAAAAATTGATTTAGCATGTGGAGATACCTTGTGGCGAACTGGAAGATTTCTTGTACATCCGTGCATTTCTTATAGTTGCATAGCTAAAGCTAGTGTTTAGAATTGATTAACGATTTGACAACGATCCATTTATTATGACCAATATATTCATCCCAAATGAACATACACTGACTGTTTATCAAGCGACAAAATGACACATGAAAACAGTGAAAACTGGAAAGAAGAATGCGGCCTTGAAAGATCCTAACAACCAAGGAGCCAGTGAGCGTTTACATCAGCTCCTGACACGGAATGGGTATCCTGAAGGGCGTGGTCGTTTATCTAGGTTCTGCAAAGAATTTGGTGTAGGGAAGACAACTGCGGCCGCTTGGCTCAATAATGATGTGCTACCAAGAGATCGAGCAGAACAACAACGTATTGCCAGTGCTTTGGGAAGTAACGTTGGTTACTGGGCAACAGGGGAAGAGGGGAGAGACTTACAACAAGTTGACTTTTTATTGGTAGGTAAATGCGTTAATGCGATTGTCGTCTATTTACGTGATGAATGTGAATTAGATCCGGATACTTTACCTGATATTGTACTAGCTGATGCATACGGCACCTTATATCGTTACGCTCAAGAAAATAATGGTGATATTTCTCCAGAGTTGGTTGCCAAAGTTTCTGTCCAGGTTCTCGCAAAACTGGCTCAAAAAAATTAAGGCCACTTTATAGAGATTAACTAGTTAATGTCTGAACTTTTAAATATATTTCCAGACTACCCTGCTCATAGAGCAGGGATTACCAGTAGCTAAGCTAGATATGATAGCTTCGTGTATTTAAAGCATCTTTTAGGTTATTCCTCCGAAGCTGCTTGAACTTGTGTCGTATAACGCTGATTTTTTCCAATACTGTGAGTAGCTTGATCCACGGTCCACATACCATCGATTTGCTGATGAAAATCATTCAGGCGTAGAGGTGTTTTGGCCCGAAGATTGGGGTTACCATCAACAGTAAATGACAATTTACCATTTTGACGTTTCAGGAAGCGTAGGCGTGCATCAGCAGCACTTTCTGCATCTGCTCGACCGGGCTTAATTTGCGGCAATCTTTCAACTGCACCACTACGATCCCCCGCTAAAGCCAGTTGCTCTGTAGCGGTAATTGGATCATGCCAGCGAGCCTCTACACCACTAAAGCGGCCGCGATCAGGCAAAGTAAATCGCCAATTATCACATTCTCCAGAGGAGACAGGAACTTCAAGCAACTTTTTCCCGCTAGCACTCTTTGCCTCGCCTACAGGAACAAAAATCAAGCGATCACCCACTACCTTCGCTATAGCCTGCATTTCTATTGCAAGACGGGTTAGGAAGTTCATATCGCTTTCATTAGTCTGATCTAAATGATGAAACTTATGCTTAATTAGTGAGCTAGCAACAATAGGTGTTAAGTCATTATCCTTGCATATTTCGGTTATTAAATCGTTTAAAGTGAGATTATCCCAACTACGAGACTTATGAGTTTTTAATTTCTCATGTAAGTTACTCGCTCTTGCGGTAATCGTCATCTGACGATGTGGGCCGCTTAATTCTATTTCGTCCACTACGAACTTTGGCATTATTTGCAAATCATTGTCATAACCCAGCTTGGCTGTAATGGAAACGCCTTTACGTGGTATCGCTAGACGACCTTCAGCATCATCTAAAATAATGCTCAAAGTATCAGAGGTATGACCTGCTTTATCTACCCAGGTAAAACCAAGGGCTCTTTGATTAAGAACTCTCCTTTCAATACCCTCCACCTCTAAAACAAAACGTGGCAGCATAGAAATCCCTCTAATCCCATAAATTAATCATTGGAGCGTTAATATTTGCTTCACTAAGATCTGGCATGGTAATACGCACTCCCTCTGGCAGTACGAATGGCAGCTTAGCAAGCTTTGGATTTGCTTCAAGTATCTCCGGTACTGCAGACTCCCGCCCATAAAAACTTTTACAAACTTGATCCAAAACATCCCCCGCACGGGTGCGATATTCAGTGGCCATATTTTGCCCCGTAATAGGTCAGAGAAATTGAGAATTCCACACAGCGTGCCACACCATCAGAAAACGGATCCTTATCCGTTCTCTCTATATTTGTGATTGCCCAATACCCCATGGTTGCACCTCTTCCAGACATAAGTCGTAAAGGCTTTCCTTTTGCGGCTATAGCAGCCATCTCCTGAAGTTGATTAGGTTTACCAAACTCCAGTGGATAAATTTTTCCGCTAAGGTTAATATCACGAGTTCCCTGCCCAGTGAATTGAAGCTGTGGGTAACCTTGCGGACGATTACTATTCTGCCAATTAAACTTCCACGCCTGTCGCAATTGGTCGTACCCACAAGTATTTATAGCAAATGGAAAATCCCCAATTTTCAACATGGTTTCAGCATTTTGAGTCTCTGTAGGTTGAGAAGCGTATGCAGAGCCCCTGTTATTAACAGAGTCAGAGTTCCTATTCATTATGCTAGTGCCCCATTCAATATTCCAAGATCAAATAATGCACTACGTTGTTGAACTTCTTGGTTTCTTTGTCGTTTTTCCAGTTCCTCACCCATTTTTCTTGCTATTGCTTCCTCATCCATGCCTTGTGCCGGGTAAATATTGATTGGTGAGTTTATACTGTTTTGTACAGTGACATTATTACTACCCCGGGGTTTTACACCCGCTTGAGCCGCAATTTC encodes:
- the mmsB gene encoding 3-hydroxyisobutyrate dehydrogenase; this encodes MNKIVAFLGLGHMGAPMASNLIKAGFSVRGFDPVETLLQAAVEQGVEKCASAKEAVKGADFVISMLPSDAVVESLYIDKDHLLEVIEKQTLIIDCSTVSARSSKRLINAAQTKGLHAIEAPVSGGVKGAAAASLSFMCGGEHEDVERAKTVLQHMGTNVFFAGPAGAGQTAKICNNMLLAIHMIGTAEALQLGVDNGLDPKVLSEIMSKSSGANWSLQTYNPYPGVMESTPASNHYRGGFKVGLMCKDLGLAQQAADHSKSYTPLGSLARNLFGLHSLKGNEELDFSSIQTIFKKEPYK
- a CDS encoding SDR family oxidoreductase — its product is MSKPLVVITGASSGIGAAIAQHMSDAGHPLLLLARRLEKLEALNLPNTLCRQVDVTDTAVLSTAIQEAEALYGPVDCLVNNAGKMLLGNIESQNAEEWRDMFDVNVLALMNCMQAVLADMKSRGRGTILNISSIAGVKTFINHAAYCGTKYAVSAISETVREEVAASGVRIMTLCPGAVETELLGHTTSDEIIKAYEEWKASIGGAINAEDIARTAMFMYSQPQHVNIREVQIAATGQDR
- a CDS encoding LysR family transcriptional regulator codes for the protein MNNISWRAIRAFIAVAEQGSFTAAADHTGYSKATLSQQVSELESALDVQLLLRTTRKLRLTEVGEGYYQRCKQAMQQLDSAADWATHSREKVKGKIRINAVGGIIGEEIIAPLVIEFQKTYPEIQIQLDFSSVRVDLIEDRYDLVIRMGKLPDSTLVVRKLQSIKTRYVASPNFIKMRGPILKPMDLSQVPLIYGSVDQWVLTRGKTSHKVDVEQGIKLVSGRAMRLAALAGLGVTRLADIYVQADIQQGKLQEILPGWSESTQLSMVCPPLRHQLARVRSLMQWLKDHFPTEYERRLKKGPAEKG
- a CDS encoding contractile injection system protein, VgrG/Pvc8 family, translated to MLPRFVLEVEGIERRVLNQRALGFTWVDKAGHTSDTLSIILDDAEGRLAIPRKGVSITAKLGYDNDLQIMPKFVVDEIELSGPHRQMTITARASNLHEKLKTHKSRSWDNLTLNDLITEICKDNDLTPIVASSLIKHKFHHLDQTNESDMNFLTRLAIEMQAIAKVVGDRLIFVPVGEAKSASGKKLLEVPVSSGECDNWRFTLPDRGRFSGVEARWHDPITATEQLALAGDRSGAVERLPQIKPGRADAESAADARLRFLKRQNGKLSFTVDGNPNLRAKTPLRLNDFHQQIDGMWTVDQATHSIGKNQRYTTQVQAASEE
- a CDS encoding tail protein X; amino-acid sequence: MATEYRTRAGDVLDQVCKSFYGRESAVPEILEANPKLAKLPFVLPEGVRITMPDLSEANINAPMINLWD
- a CDS encoding phage tail protein — protein: MNRNSDSVNNRGSAYASQPTETQNAETMLKIGDFPFAINTCGYDQLRQAWKFNWQNSNRPQGYPQLQFTGQGTRDINLSGKIYPLEFGKPNQLQEMAAIAAKGKPLRLMSGRGATMGYWAITNIERTDKDPFSDGVARCVEFSISLTYYGAKYGH